Proteins found in one Roseovarius pelagicus genomic segment:
- the sufC gene encoding Fe-S cluster assembly ATPase SufC, giving the protein MLEIKNLHVDLEEEEKTILKGVNLTVDAGSVHAIMGPNGSGKSTLSYVLSGRDGYEVTEGSAALDGEDILEMEPEERASAGLFLAFQYPVEIPGVGNMTFLRTAVNAQRKARGEDEMSATDFLKLIRAKAKDLKIDADMLKRPVNVGFSGGEKKRNEILQMAMLEPKMCILDETDSGLDVDAMKLVSDGVNALRDAGRAFLVITHYQRLLDHIKPDVVHIMADGRIVKSGGPELAMEVEKNGYSDLLSEVA; this is encoded by the coding sequence ATGCTTGAGATCAAGAACCTGCATGTCGACCTTGAAGAAGAGGAAAAGACCATCCTGAAGGGTGTGAACCTGACGGTGGACGCTGGCAGCGTGCATGCAATCATGGGCCCCAACGGGTCAGGCAAATCGACGCTGAGCTATGTTCTGTCTGGCCGTGATGGCTATGAAGTGACCGAAGGCAGCGCCGCATTGGATGGCGAAGATATTTTGGAAATGGAGCCCGAAGAGCGCGCGTCGGCGGGCCTGTTTCTGGCATTTCAATACCCGGTCGAGATCCCCGGTGTGGGCAACATGACTTTCCTACGCACGGCTGTGAACGCGCAACGCAAGGCGCGCGGTGAAGACGAGATGAGTGCGACGGATTTCCTGAAGCTGATCCGCGCCAAGGCCAAAGACCTGAAGATTGACGCCGATATGCTGAAGCGTCCCGTCAACGTTGGTTTTTCGGGTGGCGAAAAGAAGCGTAATGAGATTCTGCAAATGGCGATGCTAGAGCCAAAGATGTGCATCCTTGACGAGACCGACTCGGGTCTGGACGTGGACGCGATGAAGCTGGTCAGTGACGGTGTGAACGCCTTGCGCGATGCTGGACGAGCGTTCCTTGTTATTACGCATTATCAACGGCTTCTGGACCACATCAAACCTGATGTCGTGCACATCATGGCCGATGGGCGCATTGTTAAATCGGGCGGCCCCGAGCTGGCGATGGAAGTTGAGAAGAACGGTTATTCGGACCTGCTGTCGGAGGTCGCGTGA
- a CDS encoding cysteine desulfurase, with amino-acid sequence MLDIANVRADFPILAREVNGKPLVYLDNGASAQKPQVVIDAITTAYSHEYANVHRGLHYLSNVATEKYENVRGTIARFLNVADENQIVLNTGTTEGINMVAYSWAMPRFEPGDEIVLSVMEHHANIVPWHFLRERQGAILKWVDVDSNGALDAQTVIDAIGPRTKLIAISHLSNVLGTKVDVKAICAAAHARGVAVLVDGSQAAVHMPVDVDDLGCDFYAITGHKLYGPSGSGAIFVRKDRLAEMRAFMGGGDMIREVSKDAVSYNDPPMKFEAGTPGIVQTIGLGAALEYMMSLGMDNIAAYEAGLCSYAQTRLGGLNWLQVQGNAPDKAAIFSFTLDGAGHAHDISTILDKKGVAVRAGHHCAQPLMEHLGVTATCRASFGLYNTEAEVDALVDALELCHDLFA; translated from the coding sequence ATGCTCGATATTGCCAATGTCAGGGCGGACTTTCCTATTCTCGCACGAGAAGTGAATGGCAAGCCTCTGGTTTATCTTGATAATGGTGCTTCGGCGCAAAAGCCGCAGGTGGTGATTGATGCGATCACCACGGCCTATTCGCACGAGTATGCAAACGTGCATCGCGGCCTGCATTACCTTAGCAATGTCGCAACCGAGAAGTACGAAAACGTGCGTGGTACCATTGCGCGGTTCCTGAATGTTGCCGACGAAAATCAGATCGTGCTGAATACTGGCACGACCGAAGGCATTAATATGGTTGCCTATAGCTGGGCCATGCCACGGTTCGAGCCGGGCGACGAGATCGTGCTAAGCGTGATGGAGCATCACGCCAATATCGTGCCGTGGCATTTTCTGCGCGAGCGTCAGGGGGCGATCCTGAAGTGGGTCGATGTGGACAGCAACGGCGCGCTTGATGCCCAGACTGTGATCGACGCCATTGGACCGCGTACAAAGCTGATCGCAATATCCCACCTTTCCAACGTTCTGGGAACCAAAGTGGATGTGAAGGCGATTTGTGCGGCCGCTCATGCACGCGGCGTGGCAGTACTGGTGGATGGCAGTCAGGCGGCGGTGCATATGCCGGTCGATGTGGATGATCTGGGCTGCGATTTCTATGCCATCACCGGTCACAAGCTGTATGGACCGTCCGGTTCGGGTGCTATTTTTGTACGAAAGGACCGACTGGCGGAAATGCGCGCGTTCATGGGCGGTGGCGACATGATCCGCGAAGTATCCAAGGATGCGGTCAGCTACAACGATCCACCAATGAAATTCGAGGCAGGAACCCCCGGTATCGTGCAGACCATCGGGCTGGGCGCCGCGCTGGAATACATGATGTCACTGGGGATGGATAACATCGCCGCCTACGAGGCGGGCCTGTGCAGCTACGCGCAAACCCGATTGGGCGGGCTGAACTGGTTACAGGTGCAGGGTAACGCGCCGGACAAGGCCGCGATCTTTAGCTTTACTCTGGATGGGGCAGGTCATGCGCATGACATATCCACGATCCTAGACAAAAAGGGCGTGGCGGTGCGGGCGGGGCATCATTGCGCGCAGCCACTGATGGAGCATCTGGGCGTGACCGCGACCTGCCGGGCGTCCTTTGGACTTTATAATACCGAGGCTGAAGTGGATGCGCTGGTGGATGCATTGGAACTGTGCCACGATTTGTTCGCCTGA
- a CDS encoding YIP1 family protein has translation MPVTRDIVATYGGPRRVLRRQLAMGPREDRALAVLMAGCVIVFVAQMPRLARQAHLTGEELNPLLGGTLLAWIFIAPLILYALALLTHWAARAFGGKGSPYGARMALFWALLASSPLILLNGLVAGFIGPGPALTLVGLAWLAVFGWFWGANLYEAEWGVP, from the coding sequence ATGCCGGTCACACGTGACATCGTGGCCACCTATGGCGGACCCCGGCGGGTGCTCCGCCGTCAGTTGGCTATGGGCCCACGCGAGGATCGTGCGCTTGCTGTTCTGATGGCGGGCTGCGTGATCGTGTTCGTCGCCCAGATGCCGCGTCTGGCGCGGCAGGCGCATCTTACCGGCGAAGAGTTGAATCCGCTGCTGGGCGGCACCTTGTTGGCGTGGATATTCATCGCGCCGCTGATCCTTTATGCGCTCGCATTGTTAACGCATTGGGCTGCGCGGGCGTTCGGGGGCAAGGGCAGCCCCTATGGCGCGCGCATGGCGCTCTTTTGGGCATTGCTGGCATCATCGCCGCTGATCTTGCTTAACGGATTGGTTGCGGGCTTTATCGGTCCCGGTCCAGCTCTGACGCTGGTTGGGTTGGCGTGGTTGGCCGTCTTCGGATGGTTCTGGGGCGCTAACCTTTATGAGGCGGAGTGGGGTGTGCCATGA
- a CDS encoding Yip1 family protein, whose translation MMNRDYFVDLTKETLFAPRNAASRILGLNLPSQSLWMILVLMTVLNAIAYSASLYLSPPADPATMAMVPPIFRSPLLFSMALGGALVLTVFALTWIGQSMGGSARLVDILALMTWLQVLRFALQLVVAVLMLVAPFLGGSSCWSPRSGDWSFWSSSSTARMALQICSRQQVFSSLPSLPSWSGCR comes from the coding sequence ATGATGAACCGGGATTACTTCGTCGACCTGACGAAAGAGACGTTATTCGCCCCACGCAATGCTGCGAGTCGAATTTTGGGGCTAAACCTGCCGTCACAAAGCCTGTGGATGATACTGGTTCTGATGACGGTTCTGAATGCGATTGCCTATTCCGCCTCTCTATATCTGTCACCTCCGGCTGATCCGGCGACTATGGCAATGGTGCCCCCGATATTCAGATCGCCCTTGCTGTTCTCCATGGCATTGGGCGGGGCGTTGGTGCTTACGGTGTTCGCACTTACTTGGATCGGGCAGTCGATGGGCGGCAGCGCAAGGTTGGTCGATATTCTGGCGCTGATGACGTGGCTACAGGTGCTGCGGTTCGCGTTGCAGTTGGTGGTCGCAGTGCTGATGCTGGTTGCGCCGTTCCTAGGGGGATCCTCGTGTTGGTCGCCTCGGTCTGGGGACTGGTCATTTTGGTCGTCTTCATCGACAGCGCGCATGGCTTTGCAAATCTGTTCAAGGCAACAGGTGTTCTCATCACTACCGTCTTTGCCATCGTGGTCGGGCTGTCGGTGA
- a CDS encoding alcohol dehydrogenase catalytic domain-containing protein, producing the protein MTNTPPRMMTAAISDGPGAPLVLRQVATPQPRPGEVLVKLESCGVCHSDLHLRDGQENLPDDYYPVIFGHEGIGRVVQIGENTPDAPEIGTRVGLPWLYDTCLACKPCRSGWETFCTSQTARGVQRDGAFAEYALSPTAFTIPIPEAIDPIKGAPLLCAGLTAWSALARAETGPRDNVLIIGAGGLGQYAVMIAKARGARVFVVDKDPAKLESAQALGADHVIPAGRDAGTAVKAAGGADVTINFAPSPAVWNTVRDAVNPMSAVVAVAMVHEPVDLSMMWLIDGGHRVLGSSVGTRQDMIEFLDFAARHPLPIDVQTLPLSGVDAALDQLKRGEVTGRLCIDFTL; encoded by the coding sequence ATGACAAATACCCCTCCTCGCATGATGACAGCCGCCATTAGTGACGGCCCCGGTGCCCCTCTGGTTCTGCGTCAGGTCGCGACACCGCAACCCCGCCCCGGCGAAGTGCTGGTCAAACTGGAAAGCTGCGGTGTTTGTCATTCCGATCTGCATCTGCGCGACGGTCAGGAAAACCTGCCGGACGACTACTACCCCGTGATCTTTGGCCACGAGGGGATCGGCCGCGTCGTTCAGATCGGAGAGAATACGCCCGATGCGCCGGAAATCGGCACGCGCGTCGGCCTGCCTTGGCTTTATGATACTTGCCTTGCGTGCAAACCGTGTCGCAGCGGGTGGGAAACATTCTGCACCAGCCAGACCGCACGCGGCGTCCAGCGCGATGGTGCCTTTGCCGAATACGCATTGTCACCCACGGCGTTTACCATCCCGATCCCCGAAGCAATCGACCCGATCAAAGGCGCACCGCTGCTCTGCGCGGGCCTCACCGCGTGGTCAGCTCTGGCTCGCGCCGAGACAGGCCCGCGCGACAATGTCCTGATTATCGGCGCAGGTGGCCTTGGACAATATGCAGTGATGATCGCCAAGGCCCGCGGCGCGCGGGTTTTCGTGGTGGACAAAGACCCGGCCAAACTGGAGAGCGCGCAGGCGCTTGGTGCCGATCACGTCATTCCCGCAGGTCGCGATGCCGGAACCGCAGTCAAGGCCGCCGGTGGCGCGGATGTAACGATCAACTTTGCCCCCAGCCCCGCCGTCTGGAACACCGTGCGCGACGCGGTCAACCCGATGAGTGCAGTCGTCGCTGTCGCCATGGTTCACGAACCTGTGGACCTGTCTATGATGTGGTTGATCGACGGCGGGCATCGCGTTCTGGGCTCATCTGTGGGGACTCGGCAGGACATGATCGAGTTTCTCGATTTCGCCGCGCGTCACCCGCTGCCCATCGATGTCCAGACACTGCCGCTTTCTGGCGTTGACGCGGCACTCGACCAGCTCAAGCGCGGTGAAGTGACGGGTCGGTTGTGCATCGACTTTACGCTCTGA
- a CDS encoding LysR family transcriptional regulator: protein MKLTGSDIHLLSVFDSVVRNDGFSAAQIELGISQPTISNHITALEERLGVKLCQRGRRGFMLTEKGRMVHEIGQALLDGLNTHSAHLAELRGNLVGQLKIAMVDAITTDPGCKLPEAIRSFTQAAPAVRIDLSISNPQDIMAGLLDGSYHIGFGSFDNLVSGLHLTDLYVEPHALYCADTHPFFARKDVDITDAEIEDTPWVHRGYWSQQRMKSYAASDEDRIVRQIESQLMMVLSGGYLGLLPEHLAASFEVDGRLRRMACETFNFGCPMQLIRRSGAVPKVIERFWQTLQACYP from the coding sequence ATGAAATTAACCGGCTCTGACATCCATCTGCTAAGCGTTTTTGACAGCGTCGTGCGCAATGACGGCTTTTCTGCTGCGCAGATCGAACTGGGCATCAGCCAGCCGACCATTTCCAATCACATCACGGCGCTCGAAGAGCGGCTGGGTGTCAAGCTGTGCCAACGGGGGCGGCGTGGTTTTATGCTGACCGAAAAAGGTCGGATGGTGCATGAGATCGGGCAGGCGCTGCTGGATGGGTTGAACACGCATTCGGCGCATCTGGCGGAACTGCGGGGCAATCTGGTTGGCCAACTCAAGATCGCGATGGTTGATGCCATAACGACCGATCCGGGGTGCAAGCTGCCCGAGGCGATCCGCAGCTTTACCCAAGCGGCCCCGGCGGTACGCATCGATCTGTCGATTTCGAACCCGCAGGACATTATGGCAGGGTTGCTGGACGGCAGTTACCATATCGGTTTTGGCAGCTTTGATAATCTGGTTTCAGGGCTGCATCTGACGGATTTGTATGTGGAGCCGCATGCGCTTTATTGTGCCGATACGCATCCGTTCTTTGCGCGCAAGGATGTGGATATCACTGACGCGGAGATCGAGGATACGCCTTGGGTGCATCGCGGATACTGGAGCCAGCAACGCATGAAATCCTATGCTGCATCGGATGAGGACAGGATCGTTCGGCAAATCGAATCGCAGTTGATGATGGTCCTCAGTGGCGGGTATCTGGGCCTGCTGCCTGAACATCTGGCGGCCTCTTTTGAGGTTGACGGGCGCTTGCGGCGGATGGCCTGCGAGACGTTCAACTTTGGCTGCCCGATGCAGTTGATCCGGCGGTCGGGGGCCGTGCCCAAGGTGATCGAGCGGTTCTGGCAGACATTGCAGGCGTGCTATCCTTGA
- a CDS encoding ABC transporter substrate-binding protein, giving the protein MTRTLSRRRFMGTAAATGAVALSAPSILRAANGPIKVGTYGGFFEESFKQFIFPEFTAATGIEVNSMAVPTGETWLVQIKNAARAKTAPADVSLMAGTPRNEGAQQKLFQTLDESKLPNLSNLNDRFQDRYDDGGLYGVGALSWYITLCTNSDEIPEAPTSWAALWDEQYKDQIGVLGLASNSFLLEVTAATHFGGTDILSTKDGIQQCFDKIAEMVPNVRLWYKDEGAFQQALQDGEIPMGQYYHDVAGLAAAEGFPVVSTFPKEGGVLDSGYWIVPQYVEPLDEVHAFIDFMSTPETQALLARNVGTAPVVNAELTDLTEEELAAVGSPKDPIIPRYDIYQEHADWISDTWNRVIAG; this is encoded by the coding sequence ATGACACGTACCCTTTCACGTCGCCGCTTTATGGGCACTGCCGCCGCGACAGGCGCAGTAGCGCTGAGCGCACCGTCAATCCTGCGCGCAGCAAATGGTCCGATCAAGGTCGGCACCTATGGCGGTTTTTTCGAAGAGAGCTTTAAACAGTTCATCTTTCCCGAGTTCACAGCAGCGACCGGCATCGAGGTGAATTCGATGGCGGTGCCCACCGGCGAGACTTGGCTGGTGCAGATCAAGAACGCGGCCCGCGCCAAGACTGCCCCCGCCGATGTGTCGCTGATGGCGGGTACACCGCGCAACGAGGGCGCGCAGCAGAAACTGTTCCAGACACTGGACGAATCCAAGCTGCCGAACCTCAGCAACCTAAACGACCGTTTTCAGGATCGCTATGACGATGGCGGGCTATACGGCGTCGGGGCGCTGTCGTGGTATATAACGCTGTGCACCAACTCTGACGAGATCCCCGAGGCACCGACCAGCTGGGCGGCGCTGTGGGATGAGCAGTACAAAGACCAGATCGGTGTGCTGGGGCTGGCTTCCAACTCCTTCCTGCTGGAAGTCACCGCTGCGACGCATTTTGGCGGCACCGATATCCTGAGCACAAAGGACGGCATCCAGCAATGCTTTGACAAGATTGCGGAAATGGTTCCGAATGTACGTCTGTGGTACAAGGACGAGGGCGCGTTCCAGCAGGCATTGCAGGATGGCGAAATTCCGATGGGGCAATATTACCATGACGTGGCTGGCCTCGCCGCTGCCGAAGGTTTCCCGGTTGTGTCAACCTTCCCCAAAGAGGGCGGCGTGCTCGACAGTGGTTATTGGATCGTACCGCAATACGTAGAGCCGCTGGACGAAGTTCACGCATTCATTGATTTCATGTCCACGCCGGAAACGCAGGCACTGCTTGCGCGCAATGTCGGCACAGCGCCGGTCGTCAATGCCGAATTGACCGACCTGACCGAAGAAGAACTGGCCGCTGTCGGCAGCCCCAAGGATCCGATCATCCCGCGTTATGACATCTATCAGGAACATGCTGACTGGATTTCGGATACTTGGAACCGGGTCATCGCAGGTTAA
- a CDS encoding carbon-nitrogen hydrolase family protein: MKLAMFQMSAIGDHATRPARIKDAMQTASDNGADLLIAPELALSGYGRGAAFDDLTQEADGNWSRELTEIARSLGISLIAGFPETRDGTHHISALAIDARSDAAPVIYRKTCLYGDYEKQHFVSPGPSTIIADLGGLRVGILICFDIEFPENARRLARAGAQLIAVPTALPQGASGAFIAQHVIRTRAFENQIFIAYANHADSDEAFTYQGCSSIAAPDGAVLAQAPETGDALLYAEITPEAYEAGRAENPYLADSETLGLHG; the protein is encoded by the coding sequence ATGAAACTCGCCATGTTCCAGATGTCAGCGATTGGCGATCACGCCACCCGCCCCGCCCGGATCAAAGACGCGATGCAGACTGCATCAGACAACGGCGCAGACCTGCTGATCGCTCCTGAACTCGCCCTTTCCGGCTATGGGCGCGGCGCGGCGTTCGACGATCTGACGCAGGAGGCAGACGGAAACTGGTCTAGGGAACTGACCGAAATCGCGCGCAGCCTCGGCATCAGCCTCATTGCGGGTTTTCCTGAAACGCGCGACGGCACACATCATATCAGTGCGTTGGCGATTGATGCGCGCAGCGACGCCGCCCCGGTGATCTATCGCAAAACCTGCCTATATGGCGACTACGAGAAACAACACTTCGTCAGCCCCGGCCCCTCGACCATCATCGCGGATCTGGGCGGGCTGCGGGTCGGCATACTGATCTGCTTTGATATCGAGTTTCCGGAAAACGCCCGTCGACTTGCGCGTGCCGGTGCGCAACTCATCGCTGTGCCAACCGCCCTGCCCCAAGGGGCATCCGGCGCATTCATCGCACAACATGTGATCCGCACACGGGCCTTTGAAAATCAGATATTCATCGCCTATGCAAACCATGCCGATAGTGACGAGGCGTTCACCTATCAGGGATGTTCTTCCATAGCCGCCCCCGACGGCGCGGTATTGGCACAAGCCCCCGAAACTGGTGATGCCCTCCTTTACGCGGAAATCACGCCAGAAGCCTACGAAGCTGGCCGCGCCGAGAACCCATACCTCGCGGATTCCGAAACACTCGGCCTGCACGGCTGA
- a CDS encoding SufB/SufD family protein, translating to MAIAKTKQDATEARLAALDVPIGSGWATSARQDALARVTTMGLPDRRDEYWKFTRPDTLVQPNAPEAALFDPKETPVFDALDRLKIVFVDGVFDPEASDDLTLEAVQIERLADVTQADIHWARDIYGVLETRGQDPVARPLAALNTAAATDGIVMHVTGKVSKPINLIYHHKSTTSDAILHHLVKLEPEASITLLETGPAAARINKSMEVDVADRAAFHHVRVQGRDHERRAVTHMFARLGEESCFKSFTMTANGMLTRNECVIELTGDDAMAHVAGAAMGDGDFVHDDTVFVTHDAERCESRQVFKKVLRNGATGVFQGKILVKAGAQKTDGYQISQSLLLDGDSQFLAKPELEIYADDVACSHGSTSGAIDEEALFYLRARGVPHGLATDLLTLAFLAEAVDEVEDEALREEVVGHLTGWLERRRG from the coding sequence ATGGCGATTGCAAAGACAAAACAGGATGCCACCGAGGCGCGGCTGGCCGCGCTCGATGTGCCAATTGGATCCGGCTGGGCAACCAGCGCACGTCAGGACGCGCTGGCGCGTGTCACAACGATGGGCTTGCCCGACCGCCGGGATGAATATTGGAAATTCACCCGCCCGGACACACTGGTGCAGCCTAACGCGCCAGAAGCGGCCCTGTTTGATCCCAAGGAAACGCCAGTCTTTGATGCGCTGGATCGGCTCAAGATCGTCTTTGTCGACGGTGTGTTTGATCCCGAGGCAAGTGATGACCTGACGCTGGAAGCCGTGCAGATCGAACGGCTGGCAGATGTCACTCAGGCCGATATACACTGGGCACGTGATATTTATGGTGTTCTGGAAACGCGCGGGCAAGACCCGGTTGCACGTCCGTTGGCCGCACTGAACACGGCGGCGGCGACGGATGGGATCGTGATGCATGTCACGGGAAAGGTCAGCAAACCAATTAACCTGATTTACCACCATAAATCAACTACATCCGACGCAATTCTGCACCATTTGGTCAAGCTGGAACCAGAGGCATCGATCACGTTGCTGGAAACTGGCCCGGCTGCGGCGCGCATCAACAAGTCCATGGAAGTCGACGTCGCCGATCGCGCGGCGTTCCATCACGTGCGCGTGCAAGGGCGCGATCACGAGCGGCGGGCAGTGACCCATATGTTTGCGCGGCTGGGCGAAGAAAGCTGCTTTAAATCCTTTACCATGACCGCCAACGGGATGCTTACACGCAATGAATGCGTGATCGAATTGACCGGCGATGATGCGATGGCCCATGTCGCCGGGGCGGCAATGGGGGATGGTGATTTCGTGCATGATGACACGGTGTTCGTCACGCACGACGCCGAACGCTGCGAAAGTCGGCAGGTGTTCAAGAAAGTGCTGCGCAACGGGGCCACGGGTGTGTTCCAAGGCAAGATTTTGGTCAAGGCTGGCGCACAGAAAACCGACGGTTACCAGATCAGTCAATCACTGCTGCTGGACGGGGACAGCCAGTTTCTGGCCAAGCCGGAACTGGAAATCTACGCCGATGATGTCGCATGTTCGCATGGTTCGACGTCTGGGGCGATTGACGAAGAGGCGCTGTTTTATCTGCGGGCGCGCGGTGTGCCACACGGTCTTGCGACCGACCTGCTGACACTCGCGTTTCTTGCCGAGGCGGTGGATGAGGTCGAGGACGAGGCGCTGCGCGAAGAGGTTGTCGGACATCTGACCGGCTGGTTGGAACGCAGGCGCGGCTGA
- the sufB gene encoding Fe-S cluster assembly protein SufB: protein MAALDNDQVKDGVDQETVDAVREVGGAYKYGWSTDIEMEYAPKGLTPDIVRLISEKNEEPEWMTEWRLEAYARWLTKKEPDWAMVDYPEIDFQDQYYYARPKSMEVKPKSLDEVDPKLLETYKKLGIPLKEQMILAGVEGAEDVPAEGRKVAVDAVFDSVSVGTTFQAELKKAGVIFCSISEAIREYPDLVRKYLGTVVPVSDNFYATLNSAVFSDGSFVYVPPGVRCPMELSTYFRINAENTGQFERTLIIADKGSYVSYLEGCTAPARDIAQLHAAVVEIIIEEDAEVKYSTVQNWYPGDEDGKGGIYNFVTKRADCRGDRAKVMWTQVETGSAVTWKYPSCILRGDDSQGEFYSIAIANNMQQADTGTKMVHLGKRTKSRIVSKGISAGKAQNTYRGLVSMHPKAKESRNYTQCDSLLIGDKCGAHTVPYIEVRNNSSRVEHEATTSKVDDDQMFYCRQRGMDEEEAVALVVNGFCKDVLQALPMEFAMEAQQLVAISLEGSVG, encoded by the coding sequence ATGGCGGCTTTGGATAACGATCAGGTCAAGGACGGCGTCGATCAGGAAACGGTTGATGCAGTCCGCGAAGTTGGCGGGGCATACAAGTATGGCTGGTCCACTGATATCGAAATGGAATACGCGCCCAAGGGCCTGACCCCGGACATCGTAAGGCTCATTTCCGAAAAGAACGAAGAACCTGAGTGGATGACCGAGTGGCGGCTGGAAGCCTACGCGCGTTGGTTGACCAAGAAAGAGCCTGACTGGGCGATGGTCGATTATCCCGAGATCGATTTTCAGGATCAGTATTACTATGCGCGTCCAAAATCGATGGAGGTCAAACCGAAATCGCTGGACGAGGTCGATCCCAAGCTGTTGGAAACTTACAAAAAACTCGGCATCCCATTGAAAGAGCAGATGATTCTTGCTGGTGTCGAGGGTGCAGAGGATGTTCCCGCCGAGGGGCGCAAGGTGGCCGTCGATGCGGTGTTCGACAGCGTATCGGTCGGCACGACCTTTCAGGCGGAATTGAAAAAGGCCGGTGTGATCTTTTGCTCGATTTCCGAGGCGATCCGCGAATACCCCGATTTGGTCCGCAAGTATCTGGGGACTGTCGTGCCGGTTTCGGACAACTTTTATGCCACGCTCAATTCGGCGGTGTTCTCTGACGGGTCGTTTGTCTACGTGCCGCCCGGCGTGCGCTGCCCGATGGAGCTAAGCACCTATTTCCGCATTAATGCCGAGAATACCGGCCAGTTCGAGCGGACGCTGATCATCGCGGACAAGGGCAGCTATGTCAGCTATCTGGAAGGCTGCACTGCACCTGCACGTGATATTGCACAGCTACATGCGGCCGTCGTCGAGATCATCATCGAGGAAGACGCCGAGGTGAAATACTCGACCGTGCAGAACTGGTACCCCGGTGATGAGGACGGCAAGGGCGGCATCTACAACTTTGTCACCAAACGCGCCGATTGCCGAGGTGACCGGGCCAAGGTGATGTGGACCCAAGTGGAAACCGGATCAGCCGTAACGTGGAAATACCCCAGCTGTATCCTGCGCGGCGACGACAGCCAGGGAGAGTTTTACTCCATCGCGATCGCCAACAACATGCAACAGGCCGATACCGGCACCAAGATGGTCCACCTAGGTAAACGTACGAAATCGCGGATCGTGTCCAAGGGGATCAGCGCGGGCAAGGCGCAGAACACCTATCGCGGATTGGTAAGTATGCACCCTAAGGCCAAGGAATCGCGCAATTATACCCAATGCGACAGTTTGCTGATCGGCGATAAATGCGGGGCACATACCGTGCCTTATATCGAAGTGCGCAACAATTCGTCCCGCGTCGAGCATGAGGCGACGACATCCAAGGTGGACGACGATCAGATGTTCTATTGCCGTCAGCGCGGCATGGACGAGGAAGAGGCGGTTGCGCTGGTGGTAAACGGCTTCTGCAAGGACGTATTGCAGGCGCTGCCGATGGAATTCGCGATGGAGGCGCAGCAATTGGTTGCGATCTCGCTTGAAGGCTCCGTTGGCTAA